AGCAGATAAGCTTGGTGCAAATTATGAAAACTGTGTTGTCTTTGAAGATGCACAATCAGGGATAGAAGCAGGTAAAGCTGCAGGCATGTATGTTGTTGGAGTAGGAAGTGCTGATGTACTTAAAGGGGCAGATGATTACATTACACATATGACTGAGATGAATGTAGAACGTATAAGACGAAAATAATTTTTTTTACAAGGTAGTGCAACCGATTGCGCCTATCTGTGCAAAATCACCTTATCCTAGGGAGGAATTTGAAATGAAACCTTATTTAAAAGAAGATGAATGGTCGATTATTGAAGAAGGATTTGATCAGGAGAAGCACGAAATTTCAGAGAGTGTTTTCAGTATTGGTAACGGCCATATGGGGCAACGAGCCAATTTTGAAGAAACGTATTCCGGAGAAACTTTACAAGGGAGTTATATGGCAGGGGTTTACTATCCTGATAAAACGAGGGTAGGCTGGTGGAAGAACGGTTATCCTGAGTATTTTGCTAAAGTTTTGAATGCTACGAATTGGATCGGCCTTCAAATCCTGATTGATGATGTAGAATTAGATTTGAACAACGCCAAGGTATCAAATTTTGTTCGGGAATTGAACATGAAAGAAGGCTATTTACAAAGAACGTTTACAGCAGAACTGACTAATGGTCATCAGATTTCTGTTCAGGCCACACGCTTTGTAAGTGTCGCAATGAAAGAAATCGGGGCAATTGAATATCAGATTACACCGCTTAATTTTGATGGTCATCTGAAAGTTGTTTCTTATCTTGATGGCGATATTATGAATAAGGATGCCAATTATGATGAAACATTCTGGGATCAGGTATCAGAATCGGCAGAAGGAGCCCGGGCATCAGTCACTGTGAAAACTAAAAAATTGGATTTTGTTTATAGCTCAATGAAAGAAACTCACGTTTTCCATGGTGAAGATTCAATACAAGCATCCTCAAGTGATACAAAACCTAAATACGCTGAAAGTTCTTTTGCTGCTCCTCTTACTAAGGGAACAGCGACCACAATTTATAAATATGCTGCAAATGTAACAAATCGCGATCATGATAAAAATGATTTGTTGGATGCGGCAAGAACAGTTCTTGATAAGGCAATTCATAAAGGATTTTCTGATTTGAAAACGGACCAAGCTAAAGTCTGGTCGGAAAAGTGGCAGGACAGTGATATCGTTATTGAAGGCGATATATCTGCACAGCAAGGTATTCGATTTAATATCTTTCAAATGAATCAAACCTATACAGGTGAGGATGCACGGTTAAACATAGGGCCTAAAGGCTTCACAGGTGAAAAGTACGGGGGAAGCACGTATTGGGATACTGAAGCTTACTGTCTGCCATTTTATTTGGCAACAGCAGATCAGCGTATACCTCGAAATCTGCTTGTATACCGTCACAATCATCTGGAAAAAGCGAAAGAGAATGCCGGTAAACTAGGCTTTACCAAAGGTGCCCTATATCCGATGGTTACAATGAATGGTGAAGAGTCTCATAACGAATGGGAGATTACCTTTGAGGAGATTCATCGTAATGGTGCAATTGCCTACGCCATCTATAACTATGTCAACTACACTGGAGATAAATCCTATCTAGGCGAACTGGGAATTGAAGTGCTTGTGGAAATTTCAAGGTTTTGGGAAGATCGCGTACACTTCGTCCCAGACAAAGGTGTCTATATGATGCATGGTGTCACAGGTCCGAATGAATATGAGAATAATGTGAATAACAATTGGTATACAAACCGGATTGCAACCTGGACGTTGGAATACACGTTATATGCACTGGATTATCTTAAAGATACGGATGAATCCCTTCACCAGAAATGGTTGAATGACCTTCAACTCAAAGGTGAAGAGACGGCAAAATGGGTTGAAATCATTGATAAAATGTACTACCCGGAAGATCAAGACCGTGGCGTATTTTTGCAGGCTGATAATTTTGAAGACAAAGAGATCATGTCCGTGACTGATTTAAATAGTAAGCATTTACCATTAAATCAAAACTGGTCTTGGGATCGGATCCTTCGGTCGTGTTTTATTAAACAGGCAGATGTTCTTCAGGGAATGTACTTTTTGAACCATGAATTTGACATTGAAACAAAGAAACGAAACTTCGATTTTTATGAACCAATGACCGTTCATGAATCTTCTCTTTCTCCATGTGTGCATGCCATACTTGCATGTGAACTAGGATATAAAGAAAAAGCGTATGAAATGTATTTAAGAACTGCGCGTCTGGATTTGGACAACTATAATAATGACACGGAGGATGGCTGTCACATTACGAGCATGGCAGGAACTTGGATGTCAGTGGTTGAAGGTTTCGGAGGTATGAAAGTTCGAAACGATCAGCTGATTTTAAATCCGTTCATTCCAGGGCAGTGGCATTCATTCTCATTCAAGGTTGTTTTCCGCGGCAGCAGACTGTTGATTCGCGTGACGCAGGACACCGTTGAAGTGATAAATGAAACCAAGCAGGAAGTTGATGTCGTAATCCACGGTGAAACATATCGCATAAATGCAAATGGTATTCTCCAACTGAATCATTGATCTGTTGACCGCCACGCTCAATCGAGTGTGGCGGTTTTTCTTTGGAACTGGGGGGGTAATGGAAATGAAGAAGGTCTTATAAAGAGGTGATCAGATGAAATCTTATCCATTGTTTATAAATGGGAAATGGCAGGATGCTGAGCAGTATGATTTCGTGTATAATCCGCATGATCAAGGAGCGATTGCCCGAGTTCCTTTGGCTAATAAAGAGGAAATGCACTTGGCCATTTCTGCAGCGGTGCACGCACAGAAAAAATTTTCGAGCATGCCTGCAAACAAAAGAAGTGACATCTTAATGAATGCTGCGATTTTACTGCAGGAACAGCGTGAGACGGCGGCGCGACTAGTTTCAATTGAAGCAGGCAAACCGATAAAAGATGCACGAAAAGAAATTGCACGAACCGTTATGACTTATACCCTATCTGCTGAGGAAGCAAGACGGTTGCCCGGAGAATTCATCAATATGGATGCAGTGCCAGGAGGCGAGGGGAAGACCGGGTATGTAAAACGACAGGCAATTGGAACTGTTGGAGCCATCACACCTTTTAATTTCCCATTTAATCTTGTTGCACATAAAATAGGCCCAGCTTTAGCTGCAGGTAATTCTGTCGTTTTGAAACCAGCGGAACAAACCCCTCTCAGTGCTTATTATATAGCAGACATTTTTTATAAAGCCGGTCTGCCAGATGGTGTTTTAAATGTGGTGAGTGGTCCAGGAAGTAGCCTGGGAAAACAGCTTGCGGAGGACCCGAGGGTGCAGGCCATTTCATTCACCGGAAGCACTGATACAGGAAAGAGACTGGAGTCATCTGCGATAGGAAAGAAGCTTCAAATGGAACTTGGGTCCAATGCAGCAGTCATCGTAGGTGATGATGCTGACATTGAACGTATAGCTTCTTCACTTGTTCGAGGGGCTTTCGGTTTTCAGGGGCAGGTATGTATATCGGTCCAAAGAATCTATGCTCATCGAAAAATTTATAAATCACTGCTGAGCGAAATGAGAAGAAAAACAGAGGAAATCGGCATCGGTTCCCCGCTGGATGAAGCGAACGATCTATCAAGTTTAATAACCCCTGAAGCAGCGGATCGTGTATTGAGTTGGGTAGAAGAAGCGGTGGATCATGGTGCAAAGGCAATCACGGATATCAAACGGGAAGGAGCAATCATTCATCCCGTCATTCTGACAAACACTACACCTGAGATGAAGGTGAATGCTGAGGAAGTCTTTGGACCAGTCGTTACAGTGGAACCTTTTGACGAATGGGAAGAAGCCGTAATAGGAGTCAATCATTCCCGCTATGGTCTTCAAGCTGGCATATTTACGAATAATCTTCATGAAGCTTTTGAAGCGGCGGATCAAATTGAGACAGGAGGTGTTCATATAAATGATGTGCCCACATTACGTTTGGATCATTTCCCTTATGGAGGAATGAAAGATAGCGGATCTGGTAGAGAGGGTGTGAAATATGCAGTAGAGTTTCTGACAAAGCAAAAGCTGATTTCATTTCAAAGCCCTTTTTATTAAGTGTGGTTAAGAGACATACCTCTATTAGTGAATGTATTCTTAGTTGTTTTCAATCGCTATCGTCAGACCGTGAACAAGAGATTAATAATTGCACGGCGAACCATTGATTCGTCGTTTTAATTGTCTGAAGGTCATATCCCTATGGAGTCATAACACTTCGCTCTCGAATTATAGACTGAGACAATCATTAACTGGCTTAAACAAAGCCAGATAAAACGACCGGTGTGAGAGGATTATCTCAATTCACCGGTCGTTTTTAATGTCACTTAATCGTCCATGGTGGAAAGATCTCCTGCAGGTTCATCCAATTCCCAAGCTTTTAAAACCCTGCGCATAATTTTACCACTTCTTGTTTTTGGTAATTGTTTTTTGAATTCGATTTCTCTTGGCACAGCATGAGCCGAGAGTTCAGATTTAATAAACGTCTGTATTTCTGTTTTCAATTCATCTGTAAACGTATAACCATCATTTAGAGAGATAAAGGCCTTAATGATTTCCCCTCTAAGTTCGTCCGGTTTACCAATCACACCGGCCTCGGCAACAGCAGGGTGCTCAACGAGTTTGCTTTCAATTTCAAACGGTCCAACCCGCTCACCCGCAGTATTAATGACATCATCATTTCGTCCTTGGAACCAGAAATATCCTTCTTCATCGCGGTATGCTGTATCACCTGATACATACCAACCTTTGAAGTAAAAATAATCTTTAAATTTCGCTTCATTTTTCCATATGCTTCTCATTTGTGAAGGCCAACCGGATTTAATAGCCAGATGTCCCATTTCATGAGGAGGCATTTCATTGCCCTGGTTATCAAGAATCGCCGCTTTAATTCCAGGGATAGGTTTTCCCATGGAGCCTGGTTTAATGGGTTCAGACGGATAGTTGCAAATCAGCATAGCACCTGTCTCAGTCATCCACCACGTATCATGAATCCGGTGTCCATAAGCTTCCATTCCCCAGCGGACAACTTCTGGATTTAATGGCTCGCCTACACTTAAAACGTGACGAAGAGAGCTGATGTCCGCATTCTCCAGTGCGTGTTTCGGAGCGGACATCAACATGCGAAAGGCAGTGGGAGCTGAATACCAAACGGTTACACCATGTTGTTCAATTGTCCCATACCAGTCTTCAGGAGAGAAACGACCACCTCGCACGACATTCGTCACACCGTTCAGCCACGGACCGAAAATGCCATAACTGGTTCCTGTCACCCACCCGGGATCTGCAGTGCACCAGTAAATATCGTCTTCTTTCAGATCAAGAACCCACTTTGCCGTCTGATAATGTTGGATCATGGCATTATGAACGTGATAAACACCTTTCGGTTTTCCGGTTGAACCGGATGTGTAATGAAGTATCATACCATCTTCACGGTCCATCCATTCAATGGCATTTCCATCTGTTGGAGACGCTTTCATTTCATCATAAAATGAATAGAAGCGCTTATCCGGGTATTCGGATTCTCCAACAAGTACAATTTTTTTTAGATCAGGTAACTCATCGTAAGGAATGCGTTCAAGCAGTTCTGGCGTTGTGACGATCGAAACGGCTTCACTATCCTCGAGCCGAGCTCTTACTGCTTCTTTCATAAATGCTTCAAATAGAGGCCCCGCAACAGCTCCAGCTTTGATGATACCCAGAAGTGCAATGTACAGTTCAGGAGACCGAGGCATAAAAACAAAGACTCTGTCTCCTTTTTGAATGCCTATTTTTTTGAACATGTGTGCTGCCTGGTTGGTGCTTTTACGCAACTCTTCAAATGTGTGTGATTCATTTCGGTTCTTGTCAGAATACAGAAGGGCTGTTTGATCACCTTTGCCATCTGCTGCATGCCGATCGATACATTCATATGCAGCATTGACTTTCCCGGATTTGTACCAGGAGAATACTGGTTCCACATCTGACCAGGTAAAGGAATCTCTCATCTGTTCATAATTTTGGAGTTGATGATCACCCGCTGAGGGCATTAGTTTATCCATTTTGATACCTCCATGAGTTCACGAATTTGTCACATTTGTTTCTATCAATTATGATAGACCTATTTATTCGAAAATTCAAATAAAAAATTTACAATTTACTCCGCCGCGATTGAATCTACGGTTTTCGATTGATTTTTTTTGGTATCGTGGTACGCTGAATTTTAAGGAGTGATATGGATGTCTGAAATCATTATGTTGGTTGTACTGATTGTTGGCGGACTGCTTTTGTTTCGCATTATGGGAACAATCATCCGGTTCGTCATAACAGCAGGGCTCTTGGTAGTAATTTATATGGTCTTTACTGAATCAACTTCAGCTGCAAATTTATTGTTGTGATGTATAATGGACTGTGTAAGGGGTTTCACTACTAAAATTTTGGGAGGCGTGATGTACGATGAGTTATCGAATTGAAAAGGACACATTAGGTGAGATACAAGTGCCTGGAGAAAAATGGTGGGGAGCGCAAACTCAGCGAAGTTTGGAGAATTTTAAAATTGGAGAAGAACAGATGCCCAAGCAGGTTGTAGAGGCATTCTCTATTCTTAAAGAAGCTGCTGCAGCGGCAAACCAGAGGTTGGATAATATCGATCAGAGTAAAAGTCATATGATTCAGCGAGTTTGCCAGGAACTGCGTCAAGATCCTACATACGAGCATTTCCCATTGGTTGTCTGGCAAACTGGAAGTGGCACTCAATCCAATATGAATATGAATGAAGTTGTAGCACACCGGAGTAATCTGCTTTTTGAAGAGGAAGGAAGCGAAAAAAGAATTCATCCAAATGATGATGTGAATCGTTCGCAAAGTTCAAATGACACTTTTCCAACAGCGATGCATATTGCTGCAGTGAAAGAAGTAAATGAAAAGCTTCTGCCATCACTTAAGAGTCTTCGGAAAGTAATCGAAGAAAAAGCCAACGCCTTTGATCAAGTGATAAAAATTGGACGAACGCATCTTCAGGATGCAACGCCATTAACTTTAGGGCAGGAAATGAGCGGCTGGGCATTTATGCTGAAACGCTCGGAAGACATGATTGAACAATCATTGGAACAGCTCATTCATCTGGCAATCGGCGGAACGGCCGTTGGCACCGGTATAAATGCACATCCAGACTTTGGTGACTATACAGCGCAAGAGATTACGAAAATTACCGGCTACACCTTTAAGTCATCCGAAAATAAATTTCATGCGTTAACCAGTCATGATGAAATGGTCTATGCCCATGGTGCGTTAAAAGGACTTGCTGCAGATTTGATGAAAATTGCCAATGATGTACGTTGGTTGTCAAGCGGCCCGAGATCAGGTATCGGTGAACTGACTATTCCGGCAAACGAACCAGGTAGCTCAATTATGCCAGGGAAAGTTAATCCGACACAGTCTGAAGCACTCACCATGGTCACAGCCCAAGTGATGGGCAATGATGCAACGATTGGATTTGCTGCTTCTCAAGGGAATTTTGAATTAAATGTTTTCAAACCAGTAATCATCTACAACTTTCTTCAGTCAGCCGGTTTGTTGGCAGATGCAATGAATTCATTCAATGAAAAATGTGCAGTGGGTATCGAAGCCAACGAAGAAATTATTGCGGAGCATGTCAAAAATTCATTGATGCTTGTTACTGCACTGAATCCACATATTGGTTATGAGAAGGCGGCAACGATTGCTAAAACAGCATTTGCTAATCAATCAACACTCAAAGAAACAGCTGTTGAACTTGGATATTTAACAGCAGAGCAATTTGATGAATATATTGATTTGGAAAAAATGGTTCGACCAAAAGCATAACAGACAGGAGAGAAAAGGCTTTTGAAGATTTATGATTTACATTGTGATGCATTATTAAAATTGTACGAAAATCCGGAACTCGATTTCTCAATAAGTTCGGAGCTTGAAGTGAACATTCAAAGATTGATCGCTGGTGAAGTTAAGGTTCAATTCTTTGCCATTTTCCTTGAACCCGACACACCATCAGACAATTTGTTTGATGCTGCATTGAAACAAGTGGATTTATTCCACCGCAAGATTTTGGATAAACATCCCCAGTTCGTAAAAATTACGGACTGGGAGCAATTGAATCACCTTGCTCCCGGTGAAATTGGTGCCGTCTTGACACTGGAAGGCGCGGATGCATTTGGAAATGACATAGCAAAGTGGCGCCTCTTGCATGATTTGGGTGTACTTTCACTGGGAGTTACCTGGAATCAGGCGAATCTTTGTTGCGATGGGATTGGCGAATCCCGTGGCGGTGGATTAACAGAGTTAGGTTTCGAAGTAGTTCGTTTCAATAACGATCGCGGGATTCTGACGGATGTTTCTCATATTTCCCTTGCCGGTTTTGACAACGTCCTGGATGTGGCGGATTATCCGATTGCTACTCATTCAAACGCAATGAGTAAATGTGGGCACCGAAGAAATTTGAATGACCGGCAAATCAAAAGACTGATAGAAAGACAAGGAATCATTGGTGTTGTCTTTAACCCACCGTTTATTGGCGAAAATGAGAATATGGCTTCCATTGCTGAGTTGATGACTCACATTGATTATATTTATTCCATGGGAGGTGGAAACTGTATTTCTCTCGGATCTGATTTCGATGGAATCTCTTCTTATGTCAAGGACTTGTCACATGCAGGTGAATATCAGAATTTGATTCAAGCTTTATTACAACGGTACGAGATAGAAGTAGTTGAAGGCTTTGCTTGGAAAAATGCGCATCGATATCTTTCCGGAATTACTACTTGAAAAGGGTGTCAATCACTTGCTCTTTCCTGATTTTATAAAGGAGAGAGCTCTTCAATGTAAACTGGAACCTGACAGCATGAAATAAGACATGGAAGTCATTAAATGCTATACTGATAGTGTAATCAATAAATCAATGTTAAGGAGGCTGCCCAATGTCTGATGCATTTAAAAAAGCGACTTTTGCAGGTGGGTGTTTCTGGTGTATGGTGAAACCATTTGATGAAGAAGACGGCATCGAAGAGATCATCAGCGGGTATACCGGAGGAGAAAAACCAAACCCGACCTACCAGGAAGTCTGTTCTGAGACAACGGGACACCGAGAAGCAGTTCAAATCACGTATGACCCGGAAAAAGTCGACTATGAAGACCTGGTTGAACTATTTTGGAAACAAATTGATCCAACCGATCCTGGAGGACAATTTCATGATCGGGGACATTCTTATACAACTGCCATTTATTTTCACGACGAGGATCAGAAAAAAATTGCAGAGAGATCAAAACGTATTCTTAATGAGAGCGGAAAATTTCACAAACCTGTTGCTACTGAAATTCTTCCGGCAAAACCTTTTTATAAAGCTGAAAATTATCATCAGGATTATCACAGGAAAAACCCTTCCCACTATGCTATGTACCGAAAAGGCAGTGGAAGAGAAGACTATATCAAAGGAACGTGGGGATAAAGATGGATCGAAAAGAGGAGCGTCTCAAGCAGTTAAATGACATTCAATTTCAGGTCACTCAAAAAGACGGAACCGAACCCCCTTTTGACAATCCACTCTGGGACTTCTTTGCTCCTGGCATTTATGTGGATATTGTAAGTGGAGAAGTATTATTTCTCTCGAATGATAAATTCCATTCCAATTGCGGGTGGCCGAGTTTCAGCCGACCTGTTCATGAAGATGCATTGGTGGAGAAAAAAGACAACAAACTCATGATGATGCGTATTGAAGTCCGAAGTAAAGAGGCCGACTCTCATTTGGGACATGTCTTTAACGATGGTCCAGAACCTACAGGTCTCCGCTATTGCATCAATTCAGCTTCAATCCGCTTTATCCCGAAAACAGACATGGAAAAAGAAGGGTACAGCGAGTAT
This Salisediminibacterium beveridgei DNA region includes the following protein-coding sequences:
- a CDS encoding glycoside hydrolase family 65 protein, with translation MKPYLKEDEWSIIEEGFDQEKHEISESVFSIGNGHMGQRANFEETYSGETLQGSYMAGVYYPDKTRVGWWKNGYPEYFAKVLNATNWIGLQILIDDVELDLNNAKVSNFVRELNMKEGYLQRTFTAELTNGHQISVQATRFVSVAMKEIGAIEYQITPLNFDGHLKVVSYLDGDIMNKDANYDETFWDQVSESAEGARASVTVKTKKLDFVYSSMKETHVFHGEDSIQASSSDTKPKYAESSFAAPLTKGTATTIYKYAANVTNRDHDKNDLLDAARTVLDKAIHKGFSDLKTDQAKVWSEKWQDSDIVIEGDISAQQGIRFNIFQMNQTYTGEDARLNIGPKGFTGEKYGGSTYWDTEAYCLPFYLATADQRIPRNLLVYRHNHLEKAKENAGKLGFTKGALYPMVTMNGEESHNEWEITFEEIHRNGAIAYAIYNYVNYTGDKSYLGELGIEVLVEISRFWEDRVHFVPDKGVYMMHGVTGPNEYENNVNNNWYTNRIATWTLEYTLYALDYLKDTDESLHQKWLNDLQLKGEETAKWVEIIDKMYYPEDQDRGVFLQADNFEDKEIMSVTDLNSKHLPLNQNWSWDRILRSCFIKQADVLQGMYFLNHEFDIETKKRNFDFYEPMTVHESSLSPCVHAILACELGYKEKAYEMYLRTARLDLDNYNNDTEDGCHITSMAGTWMSVVEGFGGMKVRNDQLILNPFIPGQWHSFSFKVVFRGSRLLIRVTQDTVEVINETKQEVDVVIHGETYRINANGILQLNH
- a CDS encoding aldehyde dehydrogenase family protein — translated: MKSYPLFINGKWQDAEQYDFVYNPHDQGAIARVPLANKEEMHLAISAAVHAQKKFSSMPANKRSDILMNAAILLQEQRETAARLVSIEAGKPIKDARKEIARTVMTYTLSAEEARRLPGEFINMDAVPGGEGKTGYVKRQAIGTVGAITPFNFPFNLVAHKIGPALAAGNSVVLKPAEQTPLSAYYIADIFYKAGLPDGVLNVVSGPGSSLGKQLAEDPRVQAISFTGSTDTGKRLESSAIGKKLQMELGSNAAVIVGDDADIERIASSLVRGAFGFQGQVCISVQRIYAHRKIYKSLLSEMRRKTEEIGIGSPLDEANDLSSLITPEAADRVLSWVEEAVDHGAKAITDIKREGAIIHPVILTNTTPEMKVNAEEVFGPVVTVEPFDEWEEAVIGVNHSRYGLQAGIFTNNLHEAFEAADQIETGGVHINDVPTLRLDHFPYGGMKDSGSGREGVKYAVEFLTKQKLISFQSPFY
- the acsA gene encoding acetate--CoA ligase, giving the protein MDKLMPSAGDHQLQNYEQMRDSFTWSDVEPVFSWYKSGKVNAAYECIDRHAADGKGDQTALLYSDKNRNESHTFEELRKSTNQAAHMFKKIGIQKGDRVFVFMPRSPELYIALLGIIKAGAVAGPLFEAFMKEAVRARLEDSEAVSIVTTPELLERIPYDELPDLKKIVLVGESEYPDKRFYSFYDEMKASPTDGNAIEWMDREDGMILHYTSGSTGKPKGVYHVHNAMIQHYQTAKWVLDLKEDDIYWCTADPGWVTGTSYGIFGPWLNGVTNVVRGGRFSPEDWYGTIEQHGVTVWYSAPTAFRMLMSAPKHALENADISSLRHVLSVGEPLNPEVVRWGMEAYGHRIHDTWWMTETGAMLICNYPSEPIKPGSMGKPIPGIKAAILDNQGNEMPPHEMGHLAIKSGWPSQMRSIWKNEAKFKDYFYFKGWYVSGDTAYRDEEGYFWFQGRNDDVINTAGERVGPFEIESKLVEHPAVAEAGVIGKPDELRGEIIKAFISLNDGYTFTDELKTEIQTFIKSELSAHAVPREIEFKKQLPKTRSGKIMRRVLKAWELDEPAGDLSTMDD
- the fumC gene encoding class II fumarate hydratase, producing MSYRIEKDTLGEIQVPGEKWWGAQTQRSLENFKIGEEQMPKQVVEAFSILKEAAAAANQRLDNIDQSKSHMIQRVCQELRQDPTYEHFPLVVWQTGSGTQSNMNMNEVVAHRSNLLFEEEGSEKRIHPNDDVNRSQSSNDTFPTAMHIAAVKEVNEKLLPSLKSLRKVIEEKANAFDQVIKIGRTHLQDATPLTLGQEMSGWAFMLKRSEDMIEQSLEQLIHLAIGGTAVGTGINAHPDFGDYTAQEITKITGYTFKSSENKFHALTSHDEMVYAHGALKGLAADLMKIANDVRWLSSGPRSGIGELTIPANEPGSSIMPGKVNPTQSEALTMVTAQVMGNDATIGFAASQGNFELNVFKPVIIYNFLQSAGLLADAMNSFNEKCAVGIEANEEIIAEHVKNSLMLVTALNPHIGYEKAATIAKTAFANQSTLKETAVELGYLTAEQFDEYIDLEKMVRPKA
- a CDS encoding dipeptidase, with the protein product MKIYDLHCDALLKLYENPELDFSISSELEVNIQRLIAGEVKVQFFAIFLEPDTPSDNLFDAALKQVDLFHRKILDKHPQFVKITDWEQLNHLAPGEIGAVLTLEGADAFGNDIAKWRLLHDLGVLSLGVTWNQANLCCDGIGESRGGGLTELGFEVVRFNNDRGILTDVSHISLAGFDNVLDVADYPIATHSNAMSKCGHRRNLNDRQIKRLIERQGIIGVVFNPPFIGENENMASIAELMTHIDYIYSMGGGNCISLGSDFDGISSYVKDLSHAGEYQNLIQALLQRYEIEVVEGFAWKNAHRYLSGITT
- the msrA gene encoding peptide-methionine (S)-S-oxide reductase MsrA, producing MSDAFKKATFAGGCFWCMVKPFDEEDGIEEIISGYTGGEKPNPTYQEVCSETTGHREAVQITYDPEKVDYEDLVELFWKQIDPTDPGGQFHDRGHSYTTAIYFHDEDQKKIAERSKRILNESGKFHKPVATEILPAKPFYKAENYHQDYHRKNPSHYAMYRKGSGREDYIKGTWG
- the msrB gene encoding peptide-methionine (R)-S-oxide reductase MsrB; the encoded protein is MDRKEERLKQLNDIQFQVTQKDGTEPPFDNPLWDFFAPGIYVDIVSGEVLFLSNDKFHSNCGWPSFSRPVHEDALVEKKDNKLMMMRIEVRSKEADSHLGHVFNDGPEPTGLRYCINSASIRFIPKTDMEKEGYSEYVHLVKDA